One Leopardus geoffroyi isolate Oge1 chromosome B1, O.geoffroyi_Oge1_pat1.0, whole genome shotgun sequence DNA window includes the following coding sequences:
- the KLF3 gene encoding Krueppel-like factor 3, with the protein MLMFDPVPVKQEAMDPVSVSYPSNYMESMKPNKYGVIYSTPLPDKFFQTPEALSHGMQMEPVDLTVNKRSSPPSAGNSPSSLKFQPSHRRASPGLSMPSSSPPMKKYSPPPPGVQPFGVPLSMPPVMAAALSRHGIRSPGILPVIQPVVVQPVPFMYTSHLQQPLMVSLSEEMENSNSSMQVPVIESYEKPILQKKIKIEPGIEPQRTDYYPEEMSPPLMNSVSPPQALLQENHPSVIVQPGKRPLPVESPDTQRKRRIHRCDYDGCNKVYTKSSHLKAHRRTHTGEKPYKCTWEGCTWKFARSDELTRHFRKHTGIKPFQCPDCDRSFSRSDHLALHRKRHMLV; encoded by the exons TCATACCCATCTAATTACATGGAGTCAATGAAGCCCAACAAGTACGGAGTCATCTACTCCACGCCGTTACCTGATAAGTTCTTCCAGACCCCGGAGGCCCTGTCTCACGGGATGCAGATGGAGCCAGTGGACCTGACCGTGAACAAGCGGAGTTCGCCGCCCTCTGCGGGGAATTCTCCTTCCTCACTGAAGTTCCAGCCCTCGCACCGGAGAGCCTCGCCTGGCCTGAGCATGCCTTCTTCCAGCCCACCGATGAAGAAGTACTCGCCGCCTCCCCCGGGCGTGCAGCCCTTCGGCGTGCCGCTGTCCATGCCCCCGGTGATGGCCGCCGCCCTGTCCCGGCACGGCATCCGCAGCCCCGGGATCCTGCCCGTCATCCAGCCCGTCGTGGTGCAGCCGGTCCCCTTCATGTACACCAGCCACCTCCAGCAGCCGCTCATGGTCTCCTTGTCGGAGGAGATGGAAAACTCAAATAGCAGCATGCAAG taccCGTAATTGAATCCTATGAGAAGCctatattacagaaaaaaattaaaatagaacctGGGATTGAACCACAGAGGACAGATTATTATCCTGAAGAAATGTCACCCCCTTTAATGAACTCAGTGTCCCCCCCGCAAGCACTGTTGCAAGA GAATCACCCTTCAGTCATAGTGCAACCGGGGAAGAGACCTTTACCTGTGGAATCTCCGGACACCCAGAGGAAGCGGAGGATACACAGGTGTGACTATGACGGATGCAACAAGGTGTATACTAAAAGCTCCCACTTGAAAGCGCACAGAAGAACACACACAG GAGAAAAACCCTACAAATGTACTTGGGAAGGATGCACATGGAAGTTTGCTCGGTCTGATGAACTAACAAGACATTTCCGAAAACACACTGGAATCAAACCTTTCCAGTGCCCAGACTGTGACCGAAGCTTCTCCCGTTCTGACCACCTTGCCCTACATAGGAAACGCCACATGCTAGTTTGA